The following are encoded together in the Chiloscyllium plagiosum isolate BGI_BamShark_2017 chromosome 1, ASM401019v2, whole genome shotgun sequence genome:
- the atoh8 gene encoding protein atonal homolog 8 isoform X1 — MRTSESLNEAEWKRLCTIKRLKRKHRDVSRHGEILEKVYGGEEGRLGDALIARLSDTSDTFQAAAGPGCGAELLGLSRGVVSPACAPAPTAPGEPGGDEGLSPESAAPARRKFPRPPTSQAGAAEPRAFPGQPSLQPRVLLCQRPADGCYTGLPPAAYSPSPRKRLGEPPGASTEIKAIQQTRRLLANARERTRVHTISAAFEALRKQVPCYSYGQKLSKLAILRIACNYILSLARLADLDYSSDHSNMSFSECVEQCTKTLQAEGRSKKRKE; from the exons ATGAGGACCTCGGAGAGTCTGAATGAAGCAGAGTGGAAGAGACTGTGCACGATAAAGCGGCTGAAACGGAAGCACAGGGATGTTAGCAGGCACGGAGAGATACTGGAGAAAGTTTACGGAGGTGAGGAAGGAAGGCTAGGGGATGCTTTAATCGCCCGGCTGAGCGACACCAGCGACACTTTCCAAGCAGCGGCGGGTCCAGGCTGCGGCGCCGAGTTGCTGGGGCTGAGCCGGGGCGTTGTGAGCCCAGCCTGTGCGCCCGCTCCTACCGCCCCCGGAGAACCGGGGGGCGATGAGGGGCTCAGCCCTGAGTCTGCCGCTCCCGCACGGAGGAAGTTCCCTCGCCCTCCCACGTCCCAAGCGGGCGCCGCCGAGCCGCGGGCATTCCCCGGGCAGCCGAGCCTGCAGCCCCGCGTCCTGCTGTGCCAGCGGCCCGCCGACGGCTGCTACACCGGCCTCCCGCCCGCAGCTTACAGCCCGTCGCCTCGGAAGCGGCTGGGAGAGCCGCCCGGCGCCTCCACTGAGATCAAAGCCATCCAACAGACCCGGAGGCTGCTGGCGAACGCCAGGGAGAGGACCAGAGTGCACACCATCAGCGCTGCCTTCGAAGCTCTGAGGAAACAG GTTCCTTGCTATTCATATGGACAGAAGCTGTCGAAGTTGGCGATCCTGAGGATAGCGTGTAATTACATCCTGTCCTTGGCCAGGCTGGCTGACCTCGATTACAGCTCCGATCACAGCAACATGAGCTTTTCTGAGTGTGTGGAGCAATGCACCAAGACCTTGCAAGCAGAGGGCAGATCAAAAAAGAGGAAG
- the atoh8 gene encoding protein atonal homolog 8 isoform X2 has product MRTSESLNEAEWKRLCTIKRLKRKHRDVSRHGEILEKVYGGEEGRLGDALIARLSDTSDTFQAAAGPGCGAELLGLSRGVVSPACAPAPTAPGEPGGDEGLSPESAAPARRKFPRPPTSQAGAAEPRAFPGQPSLQPRVLLCQRPADGCYTGLPPAAYSPSPRKRLGEPPGASTEIKAIQQTRRLLANARERTRVHTISAAFEALRKQE; this is encoded by the coding sequence ATGAGGACCTCGGAGAGTCTGAATGAAGCAGAGTGGAAGAGACTGTGCACGATAAAGCGGCTGAAACGGAAGCACAGGGATGTTAGCAGGCACGGAGAGATACTGGAGAAAGTTTACGGAGGTGAGGAAGGAAGGCTAGGGGATGCTTTAATCGCCCGGCTGAGCGACACCAGCGACACTTTCCAAGCAGCGGCGGGTCCAGGCTGCGGCGCCGAGTTGCTGGGGCTGAGCCGGGGCGTTGTGAGCCCAGCCTGTGCGCCCGCTCCTACCGCCCCCGGAGAACCGGGGGGCGATGAGGGGCTCAGCCCTGAGTCTGCCGCTCCCGCACGGAGGAAGTTCCCTCGCCCTCCCACGTCCCAAGCGGGCGCCGCCGAGCCGCGGGCATTCCCCGGGCAGCCGAGCCTGCAGCCCCGCGTCCTGCTGTGCCAGCGGCCCGCCGACGGCTGCTACACCGGCCTCCCGCCCGCAGCTTACAGCCCGTCGCCTCGGAAGCGGCTGGGAGAGCCGCCCGGCGCCTCCACTGAGATCAAAGCCATCCAACAGACCCGGAGGCTGCTGGCGAACGCCAGGGAGAGGACCAGAGTGCACACCATCAGCGCTGCCTTCGAAGCTCTGAGGAAACAG